Genomic segment of Alcanivorax borkumensis SK2:
ATCAACAAGGAGCGCCCATGAAAAAAGGATTTATCGCTTTCATTACTGCCTCATTACTCAGCAGCACTGGCATGGCCATGGCTACCCCCCCTAGCAGCCCGAACGTATTTGGCTGGGTGGAAAAGTCCATGTTGATGCCCTGGGGTGTGGAATTGAAAACCAAGCTGGACAGCGGCGCGCTCACTTCGTCTCTGCACGCCACCGATGTGGATGTTTTCGAGAAAGATGGCGACGACTGGGTACGCTTTACCGTGGATGTAGTGGATGAGGCCACCGGCAAAAAAGTGGAAAAAACCTTTGAGAAACCACGCTACCGTAAAGTGGTGATTCGGGGTGCCGGCGGCACCGAGCGTCGTCCGGTGGTATTAATGAAAGTGTGCATGGGCAACACGGTATATGAAGAACAGTTCACCCTGAATGACCGGTCTGACATGATTTATCCGGTTCTTCTCGGCCGGCGCACCATTTCTCACTTGGGTTATCTGGACGTGACACAGACCTTCCAGCATTCACCCCAATGCGATGAGAATTCGCCGGTGAAAATGGATAAAGACCAACAGGACGATAAGGACATTGAGGACTGAGCAGCAACGCGCATCGCTGTCATCAAATGATTAAACGCATTACCCGCGCCCCTGAATGGGGAGCGCGGGCAAAGCCTTTGCGAAACGGCGGTTACGCCGGATTCACTTCAAAATAACCGTACAGGCTGTCAATGGCGTCGCGTAGCACCTTGCCCTGCAAGCTAATACGCGCCTGCAATTCGGCTACCGCGTCTTCTGCGTCCAGTGCATCTATGTTTTCCTGTAGCAGATCCAGCGCCTTAATACGC
This window contains:
- a CDS encoding ATP-dependent zinc protease family protein — translated: MKKGFIAFITASLLSSTGMAMATPPSSPNVFGWVEKSMLMPWGVELKTKLDSGALTSSLHATDVDVFEKDGDDWVRFTVDVVDEATGKKVEKTFEKPRYRKVVIRGAGGTERRPVVLMKVCMGNTVYEEQFTLNDRSDMIYPVLLGRRTISHLGYLDVTQTFQHSPQCDENSPVKMDKDQQDDKDIED